A genomic region of Methanothermobacter sp. CaT2 contains the following coding sequences:
- a CDS encoding N-acetyltransferase, whose product MRVHPFKPTPSSRRSVSHLIYESDRQLFDWFFTEPDLIIEKLIDYGLYLDPDRIVLASRGPEVIGALVYELKGAEISRLDLIRCLGPLDFLRFSAMDLIDSLSTLDLGEGDLYISSLAVSAGARGMGVGFRLLEEARKIAEEEGLERLTLDVAQSNRPALKLYRKFGFRIKDESGIKILNRMFYRMELSLI is encoded by the coding sequence ATGAGAGTGCACCCATTCAAGCCCACACCATCATCCAGAAGGAGTGTCAGCCACCTCATATATGAGTCGGACAGGCAGCTATTTGACTGGTTCTTCACTGAGCCAGATCTGATAATAGAAAAGCTTATAGACTACGGACTGTACCTGGATCCTGACAGGATAGTACTGGCATCCAGGGGGCCGGAGGTTATTGGGGCACTGGTCTATGAACTTAAGGGCGCAGAGATCAGTAGGCTGGATCTGATAAGATGTCTGGGCCCCCTGGATTTCCTGAGGTTCTCTGCAATGGATTTAATTGACTCCCTCAGCACACTGGACCTGGGGGAGGGTGATCTCTATATCTCATCCCTTGCAGTTTCAGCGGGAGCAAGGGGGATGGGGGTGGGGTTCAGACTCCTCGAGGAGGCACGAAAAATAGCAGAGGAGGAAGGTCTTGAGAGACTCACCCTTGATGTTGCACAGAGCAACAGACCGGCCCTCAAACTTTACAGGAAATTCGGTTTCAGAATCAAAGACGAAAGCGGAATAAAAATCTTAAACAGAATGTTCTACCGCATGGAATTATCTCTTATCTGA
- a CDS encoding helix-turn-helix domain-containing protein: MGDDEYLCSVEVAVNEIGGKWKSLVLCTLKDGKLRFSEINRRIPKITQRMLTRTLRELESSGLINRKVYPEVPPRVEYCLTEKGKSVIPILDALCEWGKMYGSQQENSGEKAP, from the coding sequence ATGGGAGATGATGAATACCTCTGTTCAGTTGAGGTCGCCGTCAACGAGATAGGTGGTAAATGGAAATCACTGGTCCTCTGCACCCTGAAGGATGGTAAACTCCGCTTCAGTGAAATAAACCGGAGGATCCCAAAAATAACACAGCGGATGCTCACAAGGACACTCCGTGAACTTGAATCCAGTGGACTGATAAACAGAAAGGTCTACCCTGAGGTGCCCCCCCGGGTGGAGTACTGCCTCACAGAGAAGGGAAAATCCGTCATACCCATACTGGACGCCCTCTGCGAATGGGGTAAAATGTACGGGTCCCAGCAGGAGAATTCAGGTGAGAAAGCCCCCTGA
- the larB gene encoding nickel pincer cofactor biosynthesis protein LarB, translated as MPVRSILEELLRGRISLEEAERAIESAQLSLGDRVRFDIFREKRTGFPEAVFAPGKSDEDIVNIVKAVGDVLVTRLPPDRAEGILKELGDIDRRIEYHETAGVLAARSGDPEFIGRIGLLSAGTSDIPVAEEARVVAEESGCEVITAYDVGVAGLHRLLDPLRRMHESGVKALIVVAGMEGALPSVVAGLVDVPVIGVPTSVGYGVGEGGSVALKSMLQSCSPGIGVVNIDNGFGAAVLAVKILRACSL; from the coding sequence ATGCCGGTAAGATCAATTCTTGAGGAACTACTCAGGGGAAGGATATCACTGGAGGAAGCTGAGAGGGCCATTGAATCAGCCCAGCTGAGCCTGGGGGATAGGGTGAGGTTTGACATATTCCGCGAGAAGAGAACAGGATTTCCAGAGGCAGTATTCGCTCCAGGCAAGAGTGATGAGGATATAGTTAATATTGTGAAGGCTGTGGGGGATGTGCTTGTAACCAGACTCCCACCTGATAGGGCTGAAGGGATACTGAAGGAACTCGGGGATATTGATAGAAGAATTGAGTACCATGAGACCGCAGGGGTGCTCGCTGCAAGGTCAGGAGACCCTGAGTTTATTGGAAGGATAGGGTTGCTCTCTGCCGGGACATCGGACATACCCGTTGCAGAGGAGGCAAGGGTGGTTGCAGAGGAATCAGGCTGTGAGGTCATCACTGCCTATGATGTTGGTGTTGCAGGCCTCCACAGGCTCCTGGACCCACTCAGGAGGATGCATGAATCAGGGGTTAAGGCCCTCATAGTGGTTGCAGGTATGGAGGGTGCTCTTCCCTCAGTGGTTGCAGGACTTGTTGATGTACCAGTCATAGGGGTTCCAACCTCTGTTGGCTACGGTGTGGGTGAGGGCGGGTCAGTGGCGCTTAAATCAATGCTCCAGTCATGCTCGCCCGGCATAGGGGTTGTTAACATAGACAATGGATTCGGGGCGGCTGTTCTGGCGGTTAAGATATTGAGGGCATGCAGTCTCTAG
- the hypF gene encoding carbamoyltransferase HypF: MYRAHLTVEGIVQGVGFRPAVYRLANELGLTGYVRNMGNMVEIALEGSHEGIEEFIERLKKDKPPISRINSIKKEIFEVNEASFAEFSIKESSSSSSGTSVIPADVATCSSCLEEMMDENNRRYLYPFTACTDCGPRFTVIESIPYDRERTSMRDFPLCSSCMEEYLNPLDRRYHAEATCCPICGPKPFLYRDGILKTPDPIKMAAELLDDGSILAVKGIGGTHLVCRADDDEVVKRLRSGLGRPNQPFACMSPDLESIESYASISDVEEEALTSRRRPIVVLKKSRDYCLAPSVAPGLHNIGVMLPYSGLHHVLLRYTEAPAYVMTSANRPGDPMFIENTEIIGGLQGIADYFLLHDRRIVNRCDDSVVRFRGGEMAFIRRSRGYAPEPYEIPHVAGDVSAICLGPELDVTFSVLKGGQCYVSQHIGNTSRYDTLLFLKDAVDYLMGITGTEDVDVIACDLHPQFLTTSYAEELASRFSAEVLRVQHHHAHALALMLDAGVDECICIAADGVGYGDDGTSWGGEILHCHGSDYERLGSLMPQRMPGGDLATRYPARMLLSMLRGRYEGDLQELFSERYSDYFPHGEREIGVVMRQLESGLNTGISTGTGRVLDAISAALRICGVRTYEGECAMKLESEAFRASEKLNMPFEVKEKGGRYILDTSAILLDVMELIDRGEDRSEIAHAAQKAVAEGLAEMAVLAADDAGVKCIGGTGGVFYNEAISLAVRDYVTERGYRFIQHRNSCAGDGSVSLGQAVAVALRYR; encoded by the coding sequence ATGTACCGTGCCCATCTCACAGTGGAGGGAATAGTCCAGGGCGTTGGCTTCAGGCCAGCGGTCTACAGACTTGCAAATGAACTCGGCCTCACGGGATACGTGAGGAACATGGGGAACATGGTGGAAATAGCCCTCGAGGGTAGCCACGAAGGCATTGAAGAATTCATTGAGAGGCTTAAGAAAGATAAGCCCCCCATTTCAAGGATAAACAGTATAAAAAAGGAAATTTTTGAGGTCAATGAGGCATCATTCGCTGAATTCAGTATAAAGGAGAGTTCATCCAGTTCCTCGGGGACATCTGTAATACCCGCGGATGTCGCCACCTGCAGCAGCTGTCTGGAAGAGATGATGGATGAGAATAACAGGAGATACCTCTATCCCTTCACCGCCTGCACAGACTGCGGGCCCAGGTTCACCGTTATAGAATCCATTCCCTATGACCGTGAAAGGACCAGCATGCGTGATTTCCCTCTCTGCAGCTCCTGCATGGAGGAATACCTCAACCCCCTCGACAGGAGGTACCATGCAGAGGCCACATGCTGCCCCATCTGCGGTCCAAAGCCCTTCCTGTACAGGGACGGGATCCTGAAGACCCCTGACCCCATTAAAATGGCGGCAGAACTCCTTGATGATGGCAGCATACTTGCAGTTAAGGGTATCGGTGGTACGCACCTCGTCTGCCGTGCCGATGATGATGAGGTAGTTAAAAGGCTCCGTTCAGGGCTCGGAAGACCAAATCAGCCCTTCGCATGCATGTCCCCTGACCTCGAATCCATAGAGTCCTATGCATCCATATCAGACGTGGAGGAGGAAGCCCTCACCTCAAGAAGGAGGCCCATCGTTGTCCTGAAAAAAAGCCGGGACTACTGCCTGGCCCCCTCGGTTGCACCGGGCCTCCATAACATAGGGGTCATGTTACCCTACTCTGGTCTTCACCATGTCCTCCTGAGGTACACAGAGGCGCCGGCCTATGTGATGACATCTGCAAACAGGCCAGGGGACCCCATGTTCATAGAGAACACTGAGATCATAGGGGGCCTTCAGGGGATAGCAGATTACTTCCTGCTCCATGACCGAAGGATTGTGAACCGCTGCGATGACTCTGTTGTCCGTTTCAGGGGTGGTGAAATGGCATTCATAAGGAGGTCCCGCGGATATGCCCCTGAACCCTACGAGATCCCCCATGTTGCCGGTGACGTCTCGGCAATCTGCCTGGGACCGGAACTTGACGTTACATTCTCGGTGCTGAAGGGTGGTCAGTGCTATGTCTCCCAGCACATAGGCAACACCTCAAGGTATGACACCCTCCTCTTTCTTAAGGACGCTGTGGATTACCTCATGGGCATAACCGGGACAGAGGATGTTGATGTTATAGCCTGTGACCTGCACCCCCAGTTCCTCACAACATCCTATGCTGAGGAACTCGCCAGCAGGTTCTCTGCAGAGGTCCTGAGGGTCCAGCACCACCACGCCCATGCCCTTGCCCTGATGCTTGATGCGGGTGTCGATGAGTGCATATGCATAGCTGCAGATGGTGTTGGTTACGGTGATGACGGCACATCATGGGGTGGTGAGATACTCCACTGCCATGGTTCAGATTATGAGAGACTGGGGAGTCTGATGCCCCAGAGGATGCCGGGAGGTGACCTTGCGACAAGGTACCCTGCACGGATGCTCCTCTCCATGTTGAGGGGACGCTATGAGGGGGACCTCCAGGAGCTATTCAGTGAGAGGTACTCTGACTATTTCCCCCACGGCGAGAGGGAGATCGGTGTGGTGATGAGGCAGCTGGAGTCCGGGCTGAATACAGGTATAAGTACAGGCACCGGGCGTGTGCTTGACGCCATCTCAGCAGCCCTCAGGATCTGTGGTGTAAGGACCTATGAGGGTGAGTGTGCAATGAAACTGGAATCCGAGGCCTTCAGGGCCTCTGAAAAGCTGAACATGCCCTTTGAGGTTAAAGAAAAAGGTGGGAGGTACATCCTGGACACATCAGCCATCCTGCTGGATGTCATGGAACTTATTGATAGGGGTGAGGATAGATCAGAGATAGCCCATGCCGCCCAGAAAGCCGTTGCAGAGGGCCTTGCAGAGATGGCGGTACTTGCAGCAGATGATGCTGGAGTGAAGTGTATCGGTGGAACCGGTGGCGTGTTCTATAATGAGGCCATAAGCCTCGCTGTGAGGGATTACGTCACAGAGAGGGGTTACAGGTTCATCCAGCACAGGAATTCCTGTGCAGGTGATGGCTCAGTTTCCCTGGGACAGGCTGTTGCAGTGGCCCTCAGATACCGTTAG
- a CDS encoding ArsR family transcriptional regulator, whose protein sequence is MMSGKSTENQNMEVILDVMGCKTRRDIINLLREEPRFVSEISRELDIGQKAIIEHLRAMEEAGILSSFFRKIERGRPRKYYDISRDIHVSITINRNTFRVDVMDDLLNRKQLPPGDEWSRLLNIENKIKRGQWEAVEELKNLIRLYDHLKRRAEDLLMEAEIRRKME, encoded by the coding sequence ATGATGAGCGGAAAATCCACTGAAAACCAGAACATGGAAGTTATACTTGACGTCATGGGTTGCAAGACCCGGAGGGATATCATAAACCTCCTGCGTGAGGAGCCAAGGTTCGTGAGTGAGATATCCCGGGAGCTGGATATAGGGCAGAAGGCCATAATAGAGCACCTGAGGGCCATGGAGGAGGCAGGGATCCTGAGCTCCTTCTTCAGGAAAATAGAGCGGGGAAGGCCCCGTAAGTATTATGACATCTCAAGGGACATCCATGTCAGCATAACAATAAACAGGAACACCTTCAGGGTTGACGTCATGGATGACCTCCTGAACAGGAAGCAGCTACCTCCCGGGGATGAATGGTCCAGACTCCTCAACATTGAAAATAAGATAAAGAGGGGTCAATGGGAGGCAGTTGAGGAGTTAAAGAACCTCATAAGGCTCTATGATCACCTTAAGAGGAGGGCCGAGGACCTGCTGATGGAAGCAGAGATTCGAAGGAAAATGGAGTGA
- a CDS encoding nucleotide exchange factor GrpE — MCEDKKTDSRSPQECQKELEELRERLKDLENEIEKKEEEIREYTSHLQRLQADFDNYKKQMKKQELEIIKNANERLILKLLDVYEDLERAIENQDSSMDGLEVIYRKFRDTLTKEGLSEIPAEGEKFDPFLHEAVMVEDHDGYEDGVIIEELSRGYRLNDRIIKHSIVKVCKKS, encoded by the coding sequence ATGTGCGAAGATAAAAAAACTGATTCTAGGTCCCCACAGGAATGCCAGAAGGAACTTGAGGAACTCAGGGAGCGTCTTAAAGATTTAGAGAACGAAATCGAAAAGAAGGAAGAGGAAATCAGGGAGTACACCTCCCACCTCCAGAGACTCCAGGCAGATTTCGATAACTACAAGAAACAGATGAAAAAACAGGAACTCGAAATCATAAAAAACGCCAACGAAAGGCTCATACTCAAGCTCCTGGATGTCTACGAGGACCTCGAAAGGGCCATTGAAAATCAGGACAGCAGCATGGATGGTCTTGAGGTCATCTACCGGAAGTTCAGAGACACCCTCACAAAGGAGGGCCTCAGTGAGATACCTGCAGAGGGGGAGAAATTCGACCCCTTCCTCCACGAGGCCGTTATGGTTGAGGACCATGACGGATATGAGGATGGTGTCATCATCGAGGAGTTATCACGTGGTTACAGACTGAACGACCGCATAATAAAGCACTCAATTGTTAAGGTATGTAAGAAAAGCTGA